The sequence below is a genomic window from Halosolutus gelatinilyticus.
CCGCACCGACGCCGCCGGCAAGGCCGTCCGGACCGTCCAGGCCTTCGGCCGCGATCAGACCCGACGCGATCGCGCCGCACGGGCGCCGCACGAGCGGTCCGCCGCGACCGACGGCACCCCCGATCGGGAGTGCGTCGGCGCCGATCCCGCCTCGATCGACGCGAACCTGGAACGCGACGTGCTCGAACTCGCCGTCCTCGCCGGCGCCGTCGCCGTCGGCGAGACGCCCACGACGCGGCTGCTCGCGATCGCCGACGACCTCGCGGCGACCGTTGGCCCGTCCTTTCCCCCGGCCGAGAAGTGTCTCGCCCGCGTCGACTCTCGCCCCGACCGATCGCTCGAGGAGACGCCGACCGATCGGGCGACGTCGGCGACCGATCCCTGAGCGGCGGACTCGGCGGCGATCGGTGTGGTACGGCGCGTCACTCCCGGTCGCTTTCATCACATATTTATAGAGCACCGCAGTAGGATCGAGTGCAGAGTACGAGGGTGTACGCGCCCGACGTGCCTGGGTAGCTTAGCGGTAAAGCGCGTCCTTGGTAAGGACGAGAGCCCGGGTTCAAATCCCGGCCTAGGCTCTTTCTGCCGTACACATCTTGTACGCACACTTTGATGACTATCTTTATTGAAAATAATCCGCTCAAGATCCGCTTCTCTCGCTAAACAGGGCATCCCTCGCCGCATGGCGATTCGATAAAGTGTTAGGACACACAAACTAATCCGCGGACGGCGGCGAGATATCCCCAACATTGACCGGGAGCGCATCCTCTCAGGGACACACCTGATTTCGGCTCTGTTGAAATCCCATTCTTCAGATATAACAGGAGATGGAACAGACGGTAGGTGAAGGCTGCGTATTTATTTCCTAATATTCATTCTTCTGCGCTCATTACCAGCTGCTATGGACTGGACGACTCTGATAGCCACAGGGTTGTTTGTTCTCTCTTGGATGCTCCTGATCTACCAATCATGGAAAGAAGAGTGGGGCGTGAGTCGGACGATAGGGATGGTGATTTTCCTCAGTGGGGCGACTAGTGGCGTATTTCTTGATGATTTTATCCCATCTGAATCGTCTCTTCTTCCGTGGATAACTGGACACGTACCCGACCCGAGCGAGCGAGGCGATCGATCGCGGACGGCTAACACTTTGGACCCGCGAGAAGTTGCCCTACGGGCTCGCAATCTTCGACGAGCGCGTCGGGATCGGAGGATACGACGACGAGACGGGGCTGATGCAGGCGTTCGTCGATACGGACTCGCCCCTCGCCCGCGAGTGGGCCGAACGGGTCTACGCGTCGGTCAGGGCGGATTCTACGCCGCTCGACGGTCGGGCGGAGCAGTGAGAGCTGCGAACGGGCTCTAGAACCCGCCTCGACCGGAACGGGAACGCCGGTAACCGCGACCGCGTTTTCGCGCCCTCGTGGGATCGACCACGTCAACGCGGTAGTCGGAACGCGACTGGTCTCCGTCGACGGTTCTACTGTCGATCCCGGCCGCTGCTAGTGTCGTCAACGGGGCCGATCGGGAGGCGGGTGCGGTTCACGGATCTGCCGCCGGATCACTCGTCGCCGTGGTCGCGCTCGCCTTCGGCGCGTTCGTCACCCGTTTCCGCTGATCGAGTGGATGTACGTGTAGTAGTTGAACAGATCCGTGTGCGACGGTTCGTCCGTGTCGATGAACGGCGTTCCCGATCGGTCCCGGAGCGCCGACTCGACGCGTTCGACGTCGACGTCGGTCGCGAGGAAGCCGCGGATCTCGTCCCCGCGGCGAAACAGCTCGTTTCCGACCAGGAGTTCCTCGGGCGGAACGGCGCCGCGGACTCGCAACACCGGCGGGAGTCGCTCGAAGAGGTCGTCGGGATGGCCGTTCGCGATGATGGTCCCGTCGCGCAGAAACGCGATTCGATCGGCGATCTGCGCGTCCAACGGCGCGTGGCTGGTGACGAGGATCGTCTTTTCGTCGGCGCGCATCTCCAGGAGGAGATCGTGAAGCTCTCGAATGGTCGCGAGATCGAGTTCGATCGTCGGCTCGTCGAGGACGTAGAACGGGACGTCGATCGTCAGCGTGATCGCGATCTCTATCTTCCGGCGCATCCCGCCCGAGTACTCCTCGACGGGGCGATCGATCTCGTCCGCGATTTCGAGCCGCTCGACGAGATCGCGCCACCGGTCCGTTCCGTTCGGGTGGAGGTCCTCGTAGAACCGGAGATTTTCCCTGCCGGAGAGTTCCGGATCGGCCATCGCTCCCTGAAACATGACGCTGATCGAGGTCTGCGCCTCGACGGGGGACACCTCATCGAAGAGCCGAATCTCGCCGCCGCTCGGAAGCGCGCTTCCAGAGAGGCACGACAGGAGCACGGATTTGCCCGCGCCGTTCGGCCCCATCAAGAGCAGTATCTCGCCCTTCCCGATCGCGAGATCGATCCCGGTGAGGACGTCGTGGTTCCCGAACCGTTTCGTCACGTTGGACGCGTCGACGATCGACTTCGACTCCGTCGTTTCGTCTGCGGGTGTTGTCAGCATCGTTAGTCACGTCCGTAGGCGATTCGCCGCACGATCACTACCGAGGCCGCCACGCCGGCGGCGGTGTAGCCGAGGAGAAGACCGACGTATTCGATCGAGTCGGGCGCTTCCGGCGGCGTCATCGACTCGAGGGTTTCGGTTCCGACCCAGTGGGCGATCTGCATCCGCGTTGCGAGCGAGTTCGGCAGGTAGTTGACCATCTCCGCGCCGTCGGCGAGCATCTCCGGCGACGAGCCGTTGAAGCCGGTAACGAAGTAGGCCATCAGCACCGTCACGATGGCGATCGTCGTCATCTGTTCGGGCTTCGTGACGGCGAGCGCGAGCACCATCGCGAGCGCCATCGCGATCAGGCAGAACGACCCGAGCGTCAGCGCGAGGATCGCCACCGTCTCGATCGTCAGCGGGCCGAACGTCGCGCCGTGCGCGTACGCGACGAGGATCGTCACGAGGTACGACGCGACGCCGAGTACCGCGCCGGCGGTGAACCGGCCGGCGAGGTCGGCCGTCGGCGCGATCGGCATCGAACGGAGTTTTCGGTACCGCCTCCCCTCGAGGTCGCGGGCGAACGCGCCCGCGAAGACGGCGACGGTAACGGTGAAGGCGCCGAACAGCCCGTAGTTGATTCCGTTGACCGCCTTGAGCGGTCCGAGGTCGGTTCCGGACGGAACGTCGACGAAGAACTCGATCGTCAGGAAGTACCACAACACCGGCCACGCGACAGTGAGGAAGACGATCATCTTGTTGCGTCGCAGTTGCTGTAACTGGCGGCGCGCGAACGTCCGCGTCTGGGCTCCCCACGGTACGCTGGTTCGTGTCATCGTAGTCATCGTAGTCTCTCGAACGAACGGAAGAGCGAGACGAGGATAAGACGGACAGCACGATCGCCGGGACGGCGTTCGTGCGAAACGGTTATAAGGGACAGTAGCCGCACCGAAACCGAGCCTCGCCGGCAGCAATACGCGCCAATACGGTATCGTGCAGACGCGCTTAGAGCGCGCGTCGTCGTCGAACGAACAGCGGAACCATCCGGTATTAGTCGCCGGTTCGCCACACTGCCCGACTCACCGCGCCGTCCGTTCGCGGCCACGATCGCTTCGTCGCGACGACCGCGAGCCAGAAGATGACGACGGCGACGACCGGGTGGATCGCCGCGGCCAGCGATCCGAACGCGTGGGCCGTCGCGTACTGCACGCTGATGAGGGCGAACAACCCGATGGGAAGCAGCCGCAACGGCCAGGGAAGCCGCCCCAGAAAGGCGACGAGCACCATGAGAATGGGACCGATCTCGAAGACGTGAATGAACGTCCTGTGAAGCCCCCAGTTCGTCGAATCGACGAAGATCGCCATTCCCGCGATGTAGGTCTGGACGAGGACGCACGCGGCGAACAGTCCCGCCAGTGCGCAGTAGCCGTAGCGTCCCCACGACCGTTCGCGGTCGGACGCCGTCATCCGATCACCTCGGCTGCGATCGCGACGGCACCGTTCGTGCCCGCCCCGCGGTGCGGCTCGCGGCCGTACCGAACGCGGTTCTCCCGCACTGTACTCACCGCACCCGGTGAAATTCGAGGGTCGGGCGTCGGTTCGTCGAGCGCTCGAGTCGGAACCATAGTCTTCGAGCGGATCGGTGGAACGGCGCGGAAATAACCCGGATAGCACAGTTGCCGGAGCAGCGACCGTGCGCAAAGGTTTATACTGCTCCCACGGCGAAGCGACGTATGATCCGGGCGATGTCCCGATCTCATCGCGGTTCACAGCCGTCGCGGCGCCCGCTCGCCGGGAGGCGCATTCGATGGGGAAGCGGATCGTAACGCGCGGGTAGCTATCTCACGGACGAAAACGTCGTACGCATGTCTACGAAAAATTCCCCAGAGACGGAGCACCTCGGCGGACTCCTCGGCCGCTGGATCGGCGCTCCCACGAGAATGCAGACGTATCGGAACCTCCTGTACGTACTGTTGCTGTTCCCGCGGGGTGTTTTGTATTTCAACGTTCTCGTCGTCGGGTTCGCCACCGGGCTCGGACTCGTCGTCGTTCTCGTCGGAATTCCGATCGTCGCCGGCGTGCTCGCGGTCGCGACCGGGTTGGCCGCTCTCGAACGGACGCTCGCCCGCGTTTTATTGGACGTCGAGGTTCCGGTCGATCGCGTTCCGGACGAACGAGGACTGTGGGGGAGCGTGAAACGGCTCGTAATCGATCTCCGAACGTGGAAGGCCGTCGCGTACCTCGTCAGCGTGTTCGCGTTCGGGACCGCAGCGTTCGGCGCGATCGCGTCGCTGATGGCGACGTCGTGGAGCTTTCTCACCGCGCCGCTGTACTACGAGGACGCGTCGGTCGTCGCATACGGGCCGATTCCGCGCGGCGATTTCACGCTCGACATCCTGTTCGGCTGGGAGACGTTACTGGTCGGACTCCGAACGACGTTCCGGCTCGGTTCGTGGCGGATAGAGACCCTTTCCGGTGCGCTGTTCGTCGCCTGTCTCGGGCTCGTCCTCCTGTTTTTCGTGACGTTGCCGCTCGTCAACGCGATCGCGTCGTTGTGGGGGCGGTACGCCCGGCTCATGCTCACCGTTCCGTGGTACTGGCGGCGGTCGGACGGCTAACAACGGCCGAGCGGGATACGGCTCGCTCCATCGTCGCGACGGCGATGGTTTTACCACTTGGTAAAGGAATTGTGAGGTATGGGACAGTTGAGCCGTCCGACACAGCAAGCAGTCCGACTATCGAGTACGCGATACTGACGTAGAACCATGCCACGAGACGGAAAAATACTGGACGGTCTAACGGTTCTGGATCTCTCCACGTTCGTCACCGGCGGATTTTGTTCCGCGATGCTCGCGAATCAGGGTGCGGACGTTATCAAGATCGAGCAGCCGGCGTACGGCGACGCGATTCGCCACTCGGGACCGCCGTTCGTCGACGGTGAATCGCCGTACTACTGGACGGTAAATTACGGGAAGCGGAGCCTCGAACTCGATCTGAAAAATCCGCGAGCCACGGCGGCGCTGTACGATCTCGTCGAAGACGCGGACGTCTTCGTTCAGAACTTCCGGCCGGGGACCGCGGAGCGCCTCGGCGTCGATTACGAGTCCATCGCGGACCGCAACGAGGACATCATTTACCTCGCGGTCTCCGCGTTCGGACAGACCGGCCCGTGGCGGGAGCGGTCCGGGTACGACTTGCTTATTCAGGGGCTGAGCGGGATCATGAGCGTCACGGGCGAGGAGGGCGGGCAGCCGGTAAAGGTCGGCCTCCCGGTGACGGATCTCGTCACCGCGATGTGGGGCGCGTTCGGCGTCGCGACGGCGCTGTACCGGAGGGAGCTGACCGGAGACGGCGAGTACATCGATCTCGGAATGCTGGAATCGGTGCTTCCGTGGCTCACCAAACAGGCCGGGCAGGTTTTCGCCGGGAACGAACCGAAACGGATGGGGACGAAGGATCCGGTGCTCGCGCCGTACCAGACGTTCGAGACCGCGGACGGCTACCTCAACGTCTGCATCCTCAACGAGAAGCTCTGGTGGGAGCTCTGCGAGGTGATCGATCGCCCGGATCTGCCGGCCGACGACCGCTTCGAGACGAACGCCGACCGCGTCGACCACATCGCGGAGCTCGAAACGGAGCTCGAAAACACGCTCCGGACGAAGACGACCGACGAGTGGATCGAGATCATCGCCGAGGACGGCGGCGTTCCGGCGGGTCCCGTGTTCGACATCGAGGAGGCGCTGCACAACCCGCAGACCGATGCTCGCGGTGCGGTGACCGAGATCGAACACCCGGAACTCGGCGACGTCCCCGTGATCGAACACCCGCTGAAGTTCGATCGCGCCCGGAGCGGGTTCGAGCGTGCGCCGCCGCTCCTCGGCGAACACAACCGCGAGGTGTTTCGGGAACTGGGGTACCCGGAGGCGAAACTCGACGAGATGGAAGCGGCCGGCGTCTTCGAAAGCGCACCCGACGAGGACGACTGACGGTTGCTGGTCGGGCGCCCCGGTCGCAAACCGCCGTTCGGCAGATCGAACGGAGATCCGAACCGACGAACCGCCTTACGTGTCTTCGTCGACGCACAGCGAGTCGAGGATAAACTCGTCGATCGCCCGGCGAGCTTCCTCGGGCGCGTCCTCGTGACCGAGTGAGATCCGCCGGCCGCGCGCGGCGTGGATCACGTCCGTAATGAGTTGCCCCATCCGCTTGGCGTCGACCTCTTCGAACAGCCCTCGTTCGATCCCGTCGTCGACGACCTCGACGATGCTCCCTCGGATCCGATCGTAGTGTTCGTTGAAAATGTCCCGGTGTTGCCCGTCGTTTTGCGCGTGCGTGTACAGTTCGTGGTACACTTTCATGCGATCCCAATGCGTGAACTCGCTGAATTCCGGACCGAACAGACACTGGTCGATTCGCGCGTCGAGTTCCGTCCGAGGGTCCGCGTCCGCGTCCACTTCGACGCTTCCCTCGTACTGGTCGATGATATATTCTAAAAAGGACGACATCAGGTCGTACTTCCCGTCGAAGTGATAGTGAATAACCTGCCGGGTCAGTTCCATCTCCTCTCCGATGTGACGCATCCTGAGATCCTTGTATCCGTGCTTGCTCAGCGCACGGAACGTGGCCTCCATGATCACCTCCCGCGTGTCTTTGGAGGAGACTTTCCCGTCGGGTTCGCTCATATCGACATTCCGTCTGAGAGCTATATAATTCGATTGCTCCCGTACCGCGTACCGTGCCGAAAGTTTACTGAGCGGTAAATTTTTACCCTCTTGGTCAGACTGTTGTACTGCGCATGTCACAGACACTCATACGGGGCGGGACGATCGTCTCCCTCGATCCGGAAATCGGGCAGGTAGACGACGGGGACGTCATGATCGAAGGCGGCGAAATCGTCGAAATCGGTCGCGGCCTGACCGCGTCGAACGCCGAGGTCATCGACGCGGAGAGCCACATCGTCCTGCCGGGATTCGTCGACTCGCACATTCACCTCGCACAGACCCAAGTCAGGGGTATCGCCGGGGACTGGTCGCTCATGGGTGAATACTTCGATCACATGCTCGGCAATATCACCGGGCTCTACCAGCCCGAAGACATGTACCTCGGCGGCCTCTTCGGCGCGCTGGAGAAGCTCTATACGGGGACGACCACGGCCCTGGACTGGTCGTATCCCAACTCGCTCGAACACGGCGAACGGGCCGTCGACGCGCTTCAGGATGCTGGATTGCGCGCGGTGTACACCTACGGCCCGCCGGGTGACGACGCGGCGAAGTGGTGGTTCAACAGCGATGTCGGCCTCCCCCAACAGAACATCCGCGAGCTCTACACCGAGAAGATCCGCGACGACGACCTGCTCAACCCGGCGCTCGGGCTTCGGGGGCCGGATTTCTGTACCGACGAGACAGCCCGCAACGACATGGAACTGGCGCGAGAGATGGGGGCGCTCGCGACCATTCACATGGGTGCCGCGCTGTGGCCGTCGTCGGTCTACGGTGAGGACTACCAGGGCTTCGGCTGCATCCAGGACATGCTCGGGCCGGACGTCAACATCGCCCACGGCAACCACTTCTCGCAGGAGGACATCCAGCACGCGGTCGACGCCGGCGCGTCCTTCTCGTCGACACCGGAGGTCGAGATGCAGATGGGCCACGGCATCCCCGTCACGGGGAAGGTGCTCGAGGCCGGCGGGCGCCCGACCTGGGGCGTCGACGTTTGCTCGAACATCAGCAGCGATATGGGCAGCCAGATGCGGGTCGGCATGCAGGTCCAGCGGATGTTCGACAACCAGGAGATCCTGGAGGGCAACGAGGAGGTCGCCGAGGTGAGCATCACCTGCCGTGACACCCTCGAGATGGCCACCATCGAGGGCGCGAAGGCCCTCGGCATGGAGGACGAGATCGGGACGCTCACGCCCGGCAAGCGGGCCGACGTCATCATGCTGCGGGAGGACGACTTCCTGACCGCGCCGTCGCACGACCCGATCCAGACCGTCGTCTTCCAGTCCGACCCCTCGCACATCGACACGGTGCTGGTCGACGGCGAGGTCGTCAAACGGGATGGCGAACTGCTGAACCCCCTCGTCGACGAGGAGTTCGACCGGTTCGTCCAGTCCGGGCGGCGGCTGATCGACGAGGCCGGTTTGGAGCTGTAACCGGGCGTACCCGCCCGGCGAACGCGCGCGAGCCGAACGCGGCGGGTGGACCAACAGATATGAGCCGATACGTACCGAGCGGAGACACGTTAATATGAGACTCGGACAATACAGCACGACGGACGGAGCACAGGACTGGGTCGGAGCGAAGACGGACGACCGGACGGTCGTCAACCTCGTCGAAGCCGGCGCCGCCGCCGGCGTCGAGATTCCGCGCGAGAGCACCGACCTGCTGGCCGAGTGGGAGTGGCGGCGCAAGACCGAACTGGCCGTCGAGTACGCCGAGCAGACCGGGGTGGGCGTCCGGGACGTCGACGACGTGGACCGACTCGCACCGATAACGGATCCGGAGAAGGTGGTGTGCGTCGGCCTCAATTACCGGGATCACGCCGAGGAAGGCGACAACCCCATTCCCGACGAGCCCGTGCTCTTCTCGAAGTTTCCTACGACGGTGACCGGTCCGGGGAGCACGATCACCTGGGATCCAGATCTCACGGAGAAGGTCGATTACGAGGCGGAACTGGTCGTCGTGATCGGTCGCGAGACGCGGCGGGTCGATCGGGAGGACGCGTTCGATCACGTCGCCGGCTATCTGGTCGGCAACGACGTCTCCGCACGGGACCTCCAGCACGGCGACGGCCAGTGGGTTCGCGGGAAAAGCCTCGATACGTTCGCGCCGATCGGTCCGGAGCTCGTGACGACAGACGAGGTGGACGACCCCCACGACCTCGACATCTGGGCCGAGGTGAACGGGGAGCGCCTGCAGGAGTCGTCCACGTCGAGCCTGATCTTCGGCGTCGACGACCTGGTGTCGTTTTGCAGTCAGGCGTTTACGCTCAAGCCGGGCGATCTCATCTTTACCGGAACGCCCCCCGGAGTGGGCGTCTACCGGGAGCCGCCGGTGCTCCTCGACGATGGCGACAGCGTGACGATCGGGATCGATGGAATCGGCGAATTGACGAACGACTGTAGGTGCGGGTAATCCCCTTCCCTGACGATACGTCGCTCGGGGCCGCCATCCCGGTCCCGAGTGGATGACGTCGCTGTCGAAGAACTGTGCGGATCTATTGCCGTCAGTTATGTTCTATAACTGGTGATTTGCCAGCCTCGTGCTGAATGCAGGACGCGTATTCATCGCGCCACTATTCGAGTAGACCGGCACTTCGAAGGGACAGAACGGCGATTCTCATCCGATCGGCTCGATAGTCCGGTTCAGACGAAACGGTTCCTCGCGGTATTTGGTACTATCCGGAGTAGGCCGTCGCGCTCGACGAACCGCTCTTCGCGGCGCCACACGCCATTGCTCGGTCAATCATCCGTGGATGGCGCGTCGACATCGGTATCGCTCGCCAGCAGATCCCGTTGCGTTAACCGATTCATGTCACGCGTCGCCGCACGCCGGATCTCCTCAACTGTGAACGTCTCACTGCCGAACCGTGTGTAGCTGAGTACGGCGATCGTAATCAGTGCAGCGAGCGTTCCCGGGACCGCCGCTTCAACCGATCCCTCGCCGAAGAATTCGGGTTCCCCGAGGAGAAACCGCCAGATGACGAAGACCGTTCCGCCGACGAGAAAGCCGGGGAAGCCGGCTCGCCGATCGGTGTGCTGCCAGAATAACGCGAGCACGCCCGCGAATAACACCGACATGACGCCCATCCCGAGGTTGTCGATGACGACGATTTCGACGCCACTGAGCGCGATGACCGCAGCGCCGATCCCGAAG
It includes:
- a CDS encoding amidohydrolase family protein yields the protein MSQTLIRGGTIVSLDPEIGQVDDGDVMIEGGEIVEIGRGLTASNAEVIDAESHIVLPGFVDSHIHLAQTQVRGIAGDWSLMGEYFDHMLGNITGLYQPEDMYLGGLFGALEKLYTGTTTALDWSYPNSLEHGERAVDALQDAGLRAVYTYGPPGDDAAKWWFNSDVGLPQQNIRELYTEKIRDDDLLNPALGLRGPDFCTDETARNDMELAREMGALATIHMGAALWPSSVYGEDYQGFGCIQDMLGPDVNIAHGNHFSQEDIQHAVDAGASFSSTPEVEMQMGHGIPVTGKVLEAGGRPTWGVDVCSNISSDMGSQMRVGMQVQRMFDNQEILEGNEEVAEVSITCRDTLEMATIEGAKALGMEDEIGTLTPGKRADVIMLREDDFLTAPSHDPIQTVVFQSDPSHIDTVLVDGEVVKRDGELLNPLVDEEFDRFVQSGRRLIDEAGLEL
- a CDS encoding TetR/AcrR family transcriptional regulator; the encoded protein is MSEPDGKVSSKDTREVIMEATFRALSKHGYKDLRMRHIGEEMELTRQVIHYHFDGKYDLMSSFLEYIIDQYEGSVEVDADADPRTELDARIDQCLFGPEFSEFTHWDRMKVYHELYTHAQNDGQHRDIFNEHYDRIRGSIVEVVDDGIERGLFEEVDAKRMGQLITDVIHAARGRRISLGHEDAPEEARRAIDEFILDSLCVDEDT
- a CDS encoding ABC transporter ATP-binding protein, producing MLTTPADETTESKSIVDASNVTKRFGNHDVLTGIDLAIGKGEILLLMGPNGAGKSVLLSCLSGSALPSGGEIRLFDEVSPVEAQTSISVMFQGAMADPELSGRENLRFYEDLHPNGTDRWRDLVERLEIADEIDRPVEEYSGGMRRKIEIAITLTIDVPFYVLDEPTIELDLATIRELHDLLLEMRADEKTILVTSHAPLDAQIADRIAFLRDGTIIANGHPDDLFERLPPVLRVRGAVPPEELLVGNELFRRGDEIRGFLATDVDVERVESALRDRSGTPFIDTDEPSHTDLFNYYTYIHSISGNG
- a CDS encoding ABC transporter permease, with the protein product MTRTSVPWGAQTRTFARRQLQQLRRNKMIVFLTVAWPVLWYFLTIEFFVDVPSGTDLGPLKAVNGINYGLFGAFTVTVAVFAGAFARDLEGRRYRKLRSMPIAPTADLAGRFTAGAVLGVASYLVTILVAYAHGATFGPLTIETVAILALTLGSFCLIAMALAMVLALAVTKPEQMTTIAIVTVLMAYFVTGFNGSSPEMLADGAEMVNYLPNSLATRMQIAHWVGTETLESMTPPEAPDSIEYVGLLLGYTAAGVAASVVIVRRIAYGRD
- a CDS encoding CaiB/BaiF CoA transferase family protein; the encoded protein is MPRDGKILDGLTVLDLSTFVTGGFCSAMLANQGADVIKIEQPAYGDAIRHSGPPFVDGESPYYWTVNYGKRSLELDLKNPRATAALYDLVEDADVFVQNFRPGTAERLGVDYESIADRNEDIIYLAVSAFGQTGPWRERSGYDLLIQGLSGIMSVTGEEGGQPVKVGLPVTDLVTAMWGAFGVATALYRRELTGDGEYIDLGMLESVLPWLTKQAGQVFAGNEPKRMGTKDPVLAPYQTFETADGYLNVCILNEKLWWELCEVIDRPDLPADDRFETNADRVDHIAELETELENTLRTKTTDEWIEIIAEDGGVPAGPVFDIEEALHNPQTDARGAVTEIEHPELGDVPVIEHPLKFDRARSGFERAPPLLGEHNREVFRELGYPEAKLDEMEAAGVFESAPDEDD
- a CDS encoding DUF6220 domain-containing protein, yielding MTASDRERSWGRYGYCALAGLFAACVLVQTYIAGMAIFVDSTNWGLHRTFIHVFEIGPILMVLVAFLGRLPWPLRLLPIGLFALISVQYATAHAFGSLAAAIHPVVAVVIFWLAVVATKRSWPRTDGAVSRAVWRTGD
- a CDS encoding sensor domain-containing protein — protein: MSTKNSPETEHLGGLLGRWIGAPTRMQTYRNLLYVLLLFPRGVLYFNVLVVGFATGLGLVVVLVGIPIVAGVLAVATGLAALERTLARVLLDVEVPVDRVPDERGLWGSVKRLVIDLRTWKAVAYLVSVFAFGTAAFGAIASLMATSWSFLTAPLYYEDASVVAYGPIPRGDFTLDILFGWETLLVGLRTTFRLGSWRIETLSGALFVACLGLVLLFFVTLPLVNAIASLWGRYARLMLTVPWYWRRSDG
- a CDS encoding fumarylacetoacetate hydrolase family protein, with the translated sequence MRLGQYSTTDGAQDWVGAKTDDRTVVNLVEAGAAAGVEIPRESTDLLAEWEWRRKTELAVEYAEQTGVGVRDVDDVDRLAPITDPEKVVCVGLNYRDHAEEGDNPIPDEPVLFSKFPTTVTGPGSTITWDPDLTEKVDYEAELVVVIGRETRRVDREDAFDHVAGYLVGNDVSARDLQHGDGQWVRGKSLDTFAPIGPELVTTDEVDDPHDLDIWAEVNGERLQESSTSSLIFGVDDLVSFCSQAFTLKPGDLIFTGTPPGVGVYREPPVLLDDGDSVTIGIDGIGELTNDCRCG